One Halolamina litorea genomic window carries:
- a CDS encoding DUF7269 family protein — protein MSALRWLGRALITLALLAALGVAAALVFAPGVTGPAEAALAPAVDLIEEFDTEQTLFVVVGVVAAMSLFVGMIRKLSGGGDPEPVLVEDGDRPPESVSVDPATVTGAGADRSIEDIESLEDARARRRGLSKTAVAALQTAGESPERAQRRIAQGAWTDDELAAGFLGSDAPVPLLARLRGWLDGASEGRRRVVRSIDAVGELAAAPDAATRMPVEADEETDGVTTDE, from the coding sequence GTGAGCGCGCTCCGATGGCTCGGGCGGGCGCTGATCACGCTCGCGCTGTTGGCGGCGCTGGGCGTGGCAGCGGCGCTGGTGTTCGCTCCCGGGGTAACCGGCCCCGCCGAGGCCGCGCTCGCACCGGCGGTCGACCTGATCGAGGAGTTCGACACCGAACAGACCCTCTTCGTCGTGGTCGGCGTCGTGGCGGCGATGTCGCTGTTCGTGGGTATGATCCGGAAGCTGTCGGGCGGCGGCGACCCCGAACCGGTGTTGGTCGAGGACGGCGACCGGCCGCCCGAATCCGTGAGCGTCGATCCCGCGACGGTCACCGGCGCCGGCGCCGACCGTTCGATCGAGGACATCGAGTCGCTGGAGGACGCCCGGGCACGGCGGCGCGGGCTATCGAAGACGGCCGTGGCGGCGCTCCAGACCGCCGGCGAGTCCCCGGAGCGTGCCCAGCGCCGGATCGCGCAGGGTGCGTGGACCGACGACGAACTCGCCGCGGGGTTCCTCGGATCGGACGCGCCGGTGCCGCTGCTGGCGCGCCTCCGGGGCTGGCTCGACGGGGCCAGCGAGGGGCGTCGGCGGGTCGTCCGCAGCATCGACGCCGTCGGCGAACTCGCGGCGGCGCCCGACGCGGCCACGCGGATGCCGGTCGAAGCGGACGAGGAGACGGATGGGGTGACAACCGATGAGTGA